A single Stutzerimonas stutzeri DNA region contains:
- the rpoE gene encoding RNA polymerase sigma factor RpoE has protein sequence MLTQEQDQQLVERVQRGDKRAFDLLVLKYQHKILGLIVRFVHDSHEAQDVAQEAFIKAYRALANFRGDSAFYTWLYRIAINTAKNHLVARGRRPPDSDVSSEDAEFYEGDHALKDIESPERALLRDEIEDTVHRTIQQLPEDLRTALTLREFDGLSYEDIANVMQCPVGTVRSRIFRAREAIDKALQPLLHES, from the coding sequence ATGCTAACCCAGGAGCAGGACCAACAACTGGTCGAGCGAGTGCAACGGGGAGACAAGCGGGCTTTTGATCTGTTGGTACTGAAGTATCAACATAAGATTCTTGGGTTGATCGTGCGCTTCGTACATGATTCTCACGAAGCTCAGGATGTAGCGCAGGAAGCCTTTATCAAAGCCTACCGCGCGCTTGCGAACTTTCGCGGCGACAGCGCCTTTTATACCTGGTTGTATCGCATTGCCATCAATACGGCAAAGAATCATCTGGTGGCCCGAGGGAGAAGGCCGCCCGACAGTGATGTCAGTTCCGAAGATGCCGAGTTCTATGAGGGCGATCACGCACTCAAGGACATCGAGTCGCCGGAGCGAGCACTTCTCAGGGATGAAATAGAGGACACCGTTCATAGAACCATTCAACAACTTCCAGAAGATTTGCGTACGGCTCTAACACTGCGCGAATTTGATGGTCTTAGTTATGAAGACATTGCAAACGTCATGCAGTGTCCGGTGGGTACAGTCCGCTCACGGATATTCCGGGCGCGGGAAGCCATCGATAAAGCGTTGCAACCCTTGTTGCATGAATCCTGA